A window of Cytobacillus sp. IB215665 genomic DNA:
TGAATTTGCCTCCATCAACGATTATTCCACCTAAAGTCGTTCCATTTCCTAAAAGCCACTTAGTAGCAGAATGAATGACAATGTCAGCACCAAAGTCAATCGGTCTACATAGATAAGGAGTAGCAAATGTATTATCAATGATTAGCGGAATTCCAGCTTCGTGAGCTATTGAAGCAACCTTCTCAATATCCAATACGTGTAAGCTTGGATTACCAATTGTTTCAGCAAATATCGCTTTTGTTTTCGAAGAAATTGCCTTTGCAAAATTTTCAGGTTTGGAAGGGTCAACGAAGTGAGTAGTTATACCATATTTCGGCAATGTATTAGCTAATAGATTATACGTTCCACCATATAAAGTAGATGCAGCAACAATTTCATCATTTGCTCCTGCTAGATTAAGAATTGCAGTCGTTATAGCAGCCATTCCACTTGATAATGCTAACCCACCAATTCCACCTTCTAACAATGCTACTCTTTCTTCTAAAACAGTTACAGTAGGGTTGTGTATTCTTGAGTATATATATCCTTCTTCTTGGAGTGAGAACAGATTAGCTGCATGGCTCGTATCCTTGAATCTGAATGCATTTGATTGATAGATTGGTACTGCTCTTGCACCAGTCACTGGATCAGCTTCTAATCCTCCATGGACACTCAATGTTTCTAAACGATAATCTTTCTCATTATGCATTTTTTTCTTCCCCTTCTCCTTTAATATTTAATGCAAATAAAGATTCTAGTAAAAGAATGTATCTGAATTTCCCTTGGCAAATAATACTTTGTCGACTTATCAATTTTTGCAACTTTTCTTTACCAGATAACAATTCGTAATACTGCTGGGGTTCAGCACCTAATGAAACGTCTGCATGACTTTGTTGCCATTTGCTCAACTCCATTCCCCGTGCTGTTAACACAACTTGGACTTTCTCTTTATTACATTCAAAATTAACAATGATTGCATGGTTAGGTAGGAGTAGGTTTAAGTGTGAATTTTGAACGAACCTATTATTAAACTCGTTAAGAAGTATATTAAGTTCCATACATTCAGTTACGATAAACATATGACCTGTTGCTCTACATGTGTATAGGAGTGCTTCACCGACTCATACAACCTATTACAAACAACAAGTAATATATTTTCGATAACATCTCCCTCCCCTCGTTCCTTTGGATTATAAGAAAATGTGCAAATGTTGAGACAACCTCCTAGAAGCGTCGGAACCATTCCAAATAAAGGAGATTATTCAATTTAGTTAACGTGTTAATTATCTAAATTGAATAGGCTCTTTAGCCGGATAGCCAAAAGAGTCAAAGGCTTTTACATCCTATATCAACTGAACCTTAGGTCACTTTTGCTCTTCTAGATACGTGAAACAGCTCGTAACACTAAACATCTTGTAAACGCTTAAGGCTAACAAAATATTTTTATTATTTTAAAAATTTCGATATTTTAAGGCAAACTCCTTCAAGAAATTAAAAGTAATGCCGAGCTACCTCTTTCTGTGCGCTCACTCCCTTGATGAGCTTCGGATTTTCCACAACTGAATTAGTTTTTGTTGAAATTGCTGGAGGAGTATGGAAGCTGACCTAGATAAAAGGACTCTATCTTCCCTGACAAGCGATAGAGCCACCTGAGGTGTAATTTTCTGGGTAAGTGACCTCAAGGATATGGCTCTAAAGCCTGTAAATAAGAATAACCTTCTCACCACTATTACTATACTTCTTAAATAGAGAACAAATGTTAATCTAGGTCCTTTAAGTGCTTATATAATACGTCTACGGATTGAAAAGCATAGATACGCTTAATGACCATATTATTTTTAAATATGAGCAAGCACGGTACACTTTGAATTTCGTACCGTTCTGCCAGGTCAGGAACATAGTTTACGTCCACTTTACCAAACTCTATTAAAGGTACAATTTCTTTTACTACACCAAGCATTCGTTCTGCTAGTTGACATGTTCCACAAAGTGGCGTATAGAAATAAACTCCTTTTAAACCTGAAGCTTGTAAAACCTTATTTATTTGGTCTGTCCATTGCTGCATAATGCTTAAACCCCTTATAAGTATTGTCTTTTCACTTTAAAATTTGCACGAAATAAAACTGCTGCAATATGTTGTAACGGAGCA
This region includes:
- a CDS encoding thioredoxin family protein gives rise to the protein MQQWTDQINKVLQASGLKGVYFYTPLCGTCQLAERMLGVVKEIVPLIEFGKVDVNYVPDLAERYEIQSVPCLLIFKNNMVIKRIYAFQSVDVLYKHLKDLD
- a CDS encoding SCP2 sterol-binding domain-containing protein: MFIVTECMELNILLNEFNNRFVQNSHLNLLLPNHAIIVNFECNKEKVQVVLTARGMELSKWQQSHADVSLGAEPQQYYELLSGKEKLQKLISRQSIICQGKFRYILLLESLFALNIKGEGEEKNA
- a CDS encoding O-acetylhomoserine aminocarboxypropyltransferase/cysteine synthase family protein; the encoded protein is MHNEKDYRLETLSVHGGLEADPVTGARAVPIYQSNAFRFKDTSHAANLFSLQEEGYIYSRIHNPTVTVLEERVALLEGGIGGLALSSGMAAITTAILNLAGANDEIVAASTLYGGTYNLLANTLPKYGITTHFVDPSKPENFAKAISSKTKAIFAETIGNPSLHVLDIEKVASIAHEAGIPLIIDNTFATPYLCRPIDFGADIVIHSATKWLLGNGTTLGGIIVDGGKFNWNSEKFPDFITPDPSYNNLIYAEALGESAYIVKARVQLLRDLGASLSPFNAYQFNLGLETLHVRMKEHVNNAMKVVEYLAKHPAVEWVLYPDHKDHPAKELAKKYLPKGSGSIVVFGIKGGREAGAKVINHVKLWSHVANVGDAKSLIIHPASTTHQQLSSEGLKSSGVTEDLIRLSVGIENIDDLLEDLEQAIETATGLTSSK